From a single Carassius carassius chromosome 8, fCarCar2.1, whole genome shotgun sequence genomic region:
- the LOC132145281 gene encoding 1-acylglycerol-3-phosphate O-acyltransferase ABHD5 produces the protein MRTDQEEFVLTQRRSWWISSWLPSWCPTSLSHLIKAENKILKSIKEKFTQGYVPISNGNYIWTLGFNERESLSGDQCHQVPLVLLHGFGGGVGLWVKNLPALALEGRPVFALDMLGFGRSSRPTFGSDAKDAEEQFVQALEDWRKAEGLEYMILLGHDLGGYVSTAYALKYPHRLKHLVLVEPWGFAARPNVQEHWVPIWIKVFGAAMNPFNPLGLLRLVGPLGPLLLQLLRSDFKQKYASVFADDTVADYIYHVNAQTASGETAFKNMTIPYAWPQHPMMDRVEMISPSLPMTFIYGSRSNIDGQSGKAIQEMRPNSHTEIIVIQGAGHYVFADQSKDFNQAVLKICNNVKHNGKDE, from the exons ATGAGAACAGATCAAGAGGAATTTGTACTTACACAAAGGAG GTCATGGTGGATCTCCAGTTGGCTGCCATCCTGGTGTCCCACCTCACTCTCCCATCTTATAAAAGCAGAAAACAAAATCCTGAAAT CCATCAAAGAGAAGTTTACTCAAGGATATGTTCCCATATCTAATGGAAACTACATATGGACTCTTGGCTTTAATGAAAGAGAAAGCTTATCTGGGGATCAATGCCATCAGGTCCCACTGGTGCTGCTACATGGTTTTGGGGGTGGAGTGGGTCTGTGGGTAAAAAACCTACCTGCCCTTGCATTGGAAGGGCGGCCTGTATTTGCACTGGACATGTTGGGTTTTGGACGCAGCAGTCGACCAACTTTTGGCAGTGATGCCAAGGATGCAGAGGAGCAGTTTGTACAAGCCCTGGAGGACTGGAGAAAAGCAGAAGGGTTGGAATATATGATTCTTCTTGGCCATGATCTTGGTGGATATGTGTCCACTGCATATGCCCTGAAATATCCTCACAG ATTGAAGCACTTGGTGTTGGTGGAGCCTTGGGGTTTTGCAGCAAGACCAAATGTTCAGGAGCATTGGGTTCCCATCTGGATTAAAGTATTCGGAGCAGCAATGAATCCATTTAACCCTCTTGGTCTGCTTAGGCTGGTAGGCCCACTGG GTCCTTTGTTGCTACAGCTTTTGCGATCAGATTTCAAGCAGAAATATGCTTCTGTATTTGCCGATGACACAGTGGCTGATTACATATACCATGTGAACGCACAAACAGCCAG CGGTGAGACAGCGTTTAAAAACATGACAATCCCATATGCATGGCCTCAGCACCCCATGATGGACCGTGTGGAGATGATCAGTCCCTCTCTTCCCATGACCTTCATCTACGGATCACGTTCCAACATCGATGGCCAATCAGGAAAAGCCATTCAAGAAATGAGACCCAACTCACACACAGAAATCATA GTCATTCAGGGTGCAGGTCACTACGTATTCGCGGACCAATCCAAGGACTTCAACCAGGCTGTGCTCAAGATCTGCAATAATGTCAAGCACAATGGGAAggatgaatga
- the rpl14 gene encoding 60S ribosomal protein L14, with protein sequence MVFKRFVEIGRVAFVAFGPYEGKLVAIVDVIDQNRALVDGPCTGVKRQALPFKCLQLTDYVIKVPHSARQKYVRRAWEKAEINKKWEESSWAKKIEARKKRAAMSDFDRFKVMKAKKMRNKIIKHELKKLQKAASQKKA encoded by the exons ATG GTGTTTAAGCGCTTTGTCGAGATCGGCCGCGTTGCCTTCGTTGCATTCGGTCCCTACGAGGGCAAACTGGTGGCAATTGTAGATGTCATTGACCAAAACAGG GCACTGGTAGATGGCCCATGCACTGGAGTCAAGAGACAAGCTTTGCCATTCAAGTGCTTGCAGCTCACTGACTACGTCATCAAAGTACCTCACAG CGCCCGTCAGAAGTACGTGAGGCGTGCCTGGGAAAAGGCTGAGATCAACAAGAAGTGGGAAGAAAGCAGCTGGGCCAAGAAGATTGAGGCCAGAAAGAAG AGGGCCGCAATGTCTGACTTTGACCGCTTCAAGGTGATGAAGGCCAAGAAAATG AGGAACAAGATTATCAAGCATGAGTTGAAGAAGCTCCAGAAAGCTGCATCACAAAAGAAAGCATGA
- the LOC132145284 gene encoding shugoshin 1-like isoform X3 — protein sequence MVRERVVQKKSFQQSLDDIKDKMKEKRNRRLASALAASHGLSKLKNKHTATVKPFVLKSVQVNNKALAVALQTEREKVRQAQGVILQLKKERQALIFHLLMLKRTLKDQKPAESAQVSPVETSPPHPISPKPVHVVETDIPDHHSAEPPFAAEAVPGCRSDRQVSLPPTVGTRRKRRSEVVRRRSSRFDSGRVEKFDTVDVKREDTIDNRQELGLNTPLEDVCHEQEELNEEQAGQKMPNCEFNLEISEVPSIQHSTPEPPQRPTRQPKKKPTQAAPRPKPERGRKPDRAPLKKPWENPKPRARSKSRDRSQSRVKGPHLPADRLNSSLGGNDTFDFDCEEAIHLTPFKAGTKAVEKPSPDAPDKEDEVLPSPVAMETNNSLSEDEQDEDDSPYVPKRRSRRARSPPPRRASSKRRSAQEARANQGKEKQDHVEIQSTEKSGPETEEIGLYLHDDLDPGLLLRHSPVCVPPENPGQSEPSQDICQAPPSVVSVESPIPITPGGEAELMMIDCPIFEFPKHPCSSSDRENEMPLVNRSRRKAHQKPMSAQNTPQSTSRKRRCTSSVNYKEPSINSKLRRGDKFTDTRFLRSPIFKQKPTSRRSSIKKMELYNESFVGCR from the exons ATGGTTCGGGAGCGTGTGGTGCAGAAGAAGTCCTTCCAGCAAAGTCTGGACGACATCAAGGACAAAATGAAGGAAAAGAGAAACAGGCGTCTCGCCAGCGCTTTAGCTGCCAGCCACGGCCTGTCCAAACTGAAGAACAAACACACAG CTACAGTGAAGCCGTTTGTCCTGAAGAGCGTCCAGGTGAATAACAAAGCTCTTGCAGTGGCTCTACAGACAGAGAGGGAGAAGGTACGGCAAGCGCAGGGGGTCATCCTGCAGCTCAAGAAAGAAAGACAAGCGCTCATCTTTCACCTGCTGATGCTGAAGAGGACGCTTAAAGATCAAAAACCTGCTGAAAGTGCCCAG GTTTCTCCCGTTGAGACGAGTCCACCTCATCCCATCAGTCCTAA ACCCGTACATGTGGTTGAGACAGATATCCCTGATCATCACTCAGCAGAACCACCTTTTGCTGCAG AGGCTGTTCCAGGTTGTCGCAGTGACAGACAGGTTTCGTTGCCCCCCACAGTAGGAACAAGGCGAAAGAGACGCTCTGAGGTTGTGAGGAGGCGAAGCTCACGTTTTGACTCTGGCAGGGTTGAGAAATTTGACACAGTAGATGTGAAAAGAGAAGATACTATTGATAACAGACAAGAGCTGGGGCTAAACACACCATTGGAGGATGTGTGTCATGAACAAGAAGAGCTTAATGAGGAACAAGCTGGACAAAAAATGCCGAACTGTGAGTTCAACCTAGAGATTTCTGAAGTCCCATCCATTCAGCACTCGACACCTGAGCCCCCCCAGCGGCCCACCAGACAGCCCAAGAAGAAACCTACCCAAGCTGCTCCCCGCCCCAAACCAGAGAGGGGACGCAAACCAGACCGAGCCCCATTGAAGAAACCATGGGAAAACCCCAAACCCCGTGCTCGCTCCAAGAGCCGGGACCGATCTCAGAGTCGTGTAAAAGGGCCGCATCTACCTGCCGATCGCCTTAACTCCTCATTGGGTGGCAATGACACCTTTGACTTCGACTGTGAAGAGGCCATCCATCTAACGCCTTTCAAAGCAGGAACCAAAGCTGTGGAGAAACCATCACCTGATGCTCCGGATAAAGAGGACGAGGTCCTGCCCAGTCCTGTTGCCATGGAAACCAACAACAGCCTCTCGGAAGATGAACAGGATGAGGATGATTCTCCTTACGTACCGAAGAGGAGATCCAGAAGAGCTCGGAGTCCACCGCCCAGACGGGCTAGCTCTAAAAGACGGTCCGCTCAAGAGGCCAGAGCAAACCAAGGAAAAGAAAAGCAGGACCATGTTGAAATACAGTCCACGG AAAAAAGTGGGCCTGAAACTGAAGAAATTGGCCTGTATCTCCACGATGATCTTGACCCAGGCCTTCTGCTCCGACATTCACCAGTTTGTGTTCCTCCTGAGAATCCCGGCCAATCAGAACCAAGCCAAGATATCTGCCAAG CGCCACCTTCTGTTGTTTCAGTGGAGTCTCCGATCCCGATTACTCCTGGTGGAGAGGCGGAGCTTATGATGATTGACTGCCCAATATTTGAATTTCCAAAGCACCCTTGCAGCTCATCCGACCGGGAAAATGAAATGCCCTTGGTGAATAGAAGCAGGAGAAAAG CCCATCAGAAGCCCATGTCTGCTCAGAACACCCCTCAAAGCACCAGTCGTAAGCGCCGCTGTACGAGTAGTGTCAACTACAAGGAGCCCTCGATCAACTC gaaaCTTCGACGTGGTGACAAATTTACAGACACGCGTTTCCTGCGTTCCCCCATCTTCAAACAGAAACCCACTTCCCGTCGGAGTTCAATTAAAAAGATGGAATTATATAACGAGTCTTTTGTGGGTTGTCGCTGA
- the LOC132145284 gene encoding shugoshin 1-like isoform X1 — MVRERVVQKKSFQQSLDDIKDKMKEKRNRRLASALAASHGLSKLKNKHTATVKPFVLKSVQVNNKALAVALQTEREKVRQAQGVILQLKKERQALIFHLLMLKRTLKDQKPAESAQVSPVETSPPHPISPKPVHVVETDIPDHHSAEPPFAAEAVPGCRSDRQVSLPPTVGTRRKRRSEVVRRRSSRFDSGRVEKFDTVDVKREDTIDNRQELGLNTPLEDVCHEQEELNEEQAGQKMPNCEFNLEISEVPSIQHSTPEPPQRPTRQPKKKPTQAAPRPKPERGRKPDRAPLKKPWENPKPRARSKSRDRSQSRVKGPHLPADRLNSSLGGNDTFDFDCEEAIHLTPFKAGTKAVEKPSPDAPDKEDEVLPSPVAMETNNSLSEDEQDEDDSPYVPKRRSRRARSPPPRRASSKRRSAQEARANQGKEKQDHVEIQSTEKSGPETEEIGLYLHDDLDPGLLLRHSPVCVPPENPGQSEPSQDICQAPPSVVSVESPIPITPGGEAELMMIDCPIFEFPKHPCSSSDRENEMPLVNRSRRKGGLVVRSFLGLGLSDVTNLSPAAHQKPMSAQNTPQSTSRKRRCTSSVNYKEPSINSKLRRGDKFTDTRFLRSPIFKQKPTSRRSSIKKMELYNESFVGCR, encoded by the exons ATGGTTCGGGAGCGTGTGGTGCAGAAGAAGTCCTTCCAGCAAAGTCTGGACGACATCAAGGACAAAATGAAGGAAAAGAGAAACAGGCGTCTCGCCAGCGCTTTAGCTGCCAGCCACGGCCTGTCCAAACTGAAGAACAAACACACAG CTACAGTGAAGCCGTTTGTCCTGAAGAGCGTCCAGGTGAATAACAAAGCTCTTGCAGTGGCTCTACAGACAGAGAGGGAGAAGGTACGGCAAGCGCAGGGGGTCATCCTGCAGCTCAAGAAAGAAAGACAAGCGCTCATCTTTCACCTGCTGATGCTGAAGAGGACGCTTAAAGATCAAAAACCTGCTGAAAGTGCCCAG GTTTCTCCCGTTGAGACGAGTCCACCTCATCCCATCAGTCCTAA ACCCGTACATGTGGTTGAGACAGATATCCCTGATCATCACTCAGCAGAACCACCTTTTGCTGCAG AGGCTGTTCCAGGTTGTCGCAGTGACAGACAGGTTTCGTTGCCCCCCACAGTAGGAACAAGGCGAAAGAGACGCTCTGAGGTTGTGAGGAGGCGAAGCTCACGTTTTGACTCTGGCAGGGTTGAGAAATTTGACACAGTAGATGTGAAAAGAGAAGATACTATTGATAACAGACAAGAGCTGGGGCTAAACACACCATTGGAGGATGTGTGTCATGAACAAGAAGAGCTTAATGAGGAACAAGCTGGACAAAAAATGCCGAACTGTGAGTTCAACCTAGAGATTTCTGAAGTCCCATCCATTCAGCACTCGACACCTGAGCCCCCCCAGCGGCCCACCAGACAGCCCAAGAAGAAACCTACCCAAGCTGCTCCCCGCCCCAAACCAGAGAGGGGACGCAAACCAGACCGAGCCCCATTGAAGAAACCATGGGAAAACCCCAAACCCCGTGCTCGCTCCAAGAGCCGGGACCGATCTCAGAGTCGTGTAAAAGGGCCGCATCTACCTGCCGATCGCCTTAACTCCTCATTGGGTGGCAATGACACCTTTGACTTCGACTGTGAAGAGGCCATCCATCTAACGCCTTTCAAAGCAGGAACCAAAGCTGTGGAGAAACCATCACCTGATGCTCCGGATAAAGAGGACGAGGTCCTGCCCAGTCCTGTTGCCATGGAAACCAACAACAGCCTCTCGGAAGATGAACAGGATGAGGATGATTCTCCTTACGTACCGAAGAGGAGATCCAGAAGAGCTCGGAGTCCACCGCCCAGACGGGCTAGCTCTAAAAGACGGTCCGCTCAAGAGGCCAGAGCAAACCAAGGAAAAGAAAAGCAGGACCATGTTGAAATACAGTCCACGG AAAAAAGTGGGCCTGAAACTGAAGAAATTGGCCTGTATCTCCACGATGATCTTGACCCAGGCCTTCTGCTCCGACATTCACCAGTTTGTGTTCCTCCTGAGAATCCCGGCCAATCAGAACCAAGCCAAGATATCTGCCAAG CGCCACCTTCTGTTGTTTCAGTGGAGTCTCCGATCCCGATTACTCCTGGTGGAGAGGCGGAGCTTATGATGATTGACTGCCCAATATTTGAATTTCCAAAGCACCCTTGCAGCTCATCCGACCGGGAAAATGAAATGCCCTTGGTGAATAGAAGCAGGAGAAAAG gtggGCTGGTTGTTCGCTCCTTTCTGGGCTTGGGTTTGAGTGATGTGACAAATCTCTCCCCCGCAGCCCATCAGAAGCCCATGTCTGCTCAGAACACCCCTCAAAGCACCAGTCGTAAGCGCCGCTGTACGAGTAGTGTCAACTACAAGGAGCCCTCGATCAACTC gaaaCTTCGACGTGGTGACAAATTTACAGACACGCGTTTCCTGCGTTCCCCCATCTTCAAACAGAAACCCACTTCCCGTCGGAGTTCAATTAAAAAGATGGAATTATATAACGAGTCTTTTGTGGGTTGTCGCTGA
- the LOC132145284 gene encoding shugoshin 1-like isoform X2: MVRERVVQKKSFQQSLDDIKDKMKEKRNRRLASALAASHGLSKLKNKHTATVKPFVLKSVQVNNKALAVALQTEREKVRQAQGVILQLKKERQALIFHLLMLKRTLKDQKPAESAQVSPVETSPPHPISPKPVHVVETDIPDHHSAEPPFAAEAVPGCRSDRQVSLPPTVGTRRKRRSEVVRRRSSRFDSGRVEKFDTVDVKREDTIDNRQELGLNTPLEDVCHEQEELNEEQAGQKMPNCEFNLEISEVPSIQHSTPEPPQRPTRQPKKKPTQAAPRPKPERGRKPDRAPLKKPWENPKPRARSKSRDRSQSRVKGPHLPADRLNSSLGGNDTFDFDCEEAIHLTPFKAGTKAVEKPSPDAPDKEDEVLPSPVAMETNNSLSEDEQDEDDSPYVPKRRSRRARSPPPRRASSKRRSAQEARANQGKEKQDHVEIQSTEKSGPETEEIGLYLHDDLDPGLLLRHSPVCVPPENPGQSEPSQDICQVESPIPITPGGEAELMMIDCPIFEFPKHPCSSSDRENEMPLVNRSRRKGGLVVRSFLGLGLSDVTNLSPAAHQKPMSAQNTPQSTSRKRRCTSSVNYKEPSINSKLRRGDKFTDTRFLRSPIFKQKPTSRRSSIKKMELYNESFVGCR; the protein is encoded by the exons ATGGTTCGGGAGCGTGTGGTGCAGAAGAAGTCCTTCCAGCAAAGTCTGGACGACATCAAGGACAAAATGAAGGAAAAGAGAAACAGGCGTCTCGCCAGCGCTTTAGCTGCCAGCCACGGCCTGTCCAAACTGAAGAACAAACACACAG CTACAGTGAAGCCGTTTGTCCTGAAGAGCGTCCAGGTGAATAACAAAGCTCTTGCAGTGGCTCTACAGACAGAGAGGGAGAAGGTACGGCAAGCGCAGGGGGTCATCCTGCAGCTCAAGAAAGAAAGACAAGCGCTCATCTTTCACCTGCTGATGCTGAAGAGGACGCTTAAAGATCAAAAACCTGCTGAAAGTGCCCAG GTTTCTCCCGTTGAGACGAGTCCACCTCATCCCATCAGTCCTAA ACCCGTACATGTGGTTGAGACAGATATCCCTGATCATCACTCAGCAGAACCACCTTTTGCTGCAG AGGCTGTTCCAGGTTGTCGCAGTGACAGACAGGTTTCGTTGCCCCCCACAGTAGGAACAAGGCGAAAGAGACGCTCTGAGGTTGTGAGGAGGCGAAGCTCACGTTTTGACTCTGGCAGGGTTGAGAAATTTGACACAGTAGATGTGAAAAGAGAAGATACTATTGATAACAGACAAGAGCTGGGGCTAAACACACCATTGGAGGATGTGTGTCATGAACAAGAAGAGCTTAATGAGGAACAAGCTGGACAAAAAATGCCGAACTGTGAGTTCAACCTAGAGATTTCTGAAGTCCCATCCATTCAGCACTCGACACCTGAGCCCCCCCAGCGGCCCACCAGACAGCCCAAGAAGAAACCTACCCAAGCTGCTCCCCGCCCCAAACCAGAGAGGGGACGCAAACCAGACCGAGCCCCATTGAAGAAACCATGGGAAAACCCCAAACCCCGTGCTCGCTCCAAGAGCCGGGACCGATCTCAGAGTCGTGTAAAAGGGCCGCATCTACCTGCCGATCGCCTTAACTCCTCATTGGGTGGCAATGACACCTTTGACTTCGACTGTGAAGAGGCCATCCATCTAACGCCTTTCAAAGCAGGAACCAAAGCTGTGGAGAAACCATCACCTGATGCTCCGGATAAAGAGGACGAGGTCCTGCCCAGTCCTGTTGCCATGGAAACCAACAACAGCCTCTCGGAAGATGAACAGGATGAGGATGATTCTCCTTACGTACCGAAGAGGAGATCCAGAAGAGCTCGGAGTCCACCGCCCAGACGGGCTAGCTCTAAAAGACGGTCCGCTCAAGAGGCCAGAGCAAACCAAGGAAAAGAAAAGCAGGACCATGTTGAAATACAGTCCACGG AAAAAAGTGGGCCTGAAACTGAAGAAATTGGCCTGTATCTCCACGATGATCTTGACCCAGGCCTTCTGCTCCGACATTCACCAGTTTGTGTTCCTCCTGAGAATCCCGGCCAATCAGAACCAAGCCAAGATATCTGCCAAG TGGAGTCTCCGATCCCGATTACTCCTGGTGGAGAGGCGGAGCTTATGATGATTGACTGCCCAATATTTGAATTTCCAAAGCACCCTTGCAGCTCATCCGACCGGGAAAATGAAATGCCCTTGGTGAATAGAAGCAGGAGAAAAG gtggGCTGGTTGTTCGCTCCTTTCTGGGCTTGGGTTTGAGTGATGTGACAAATCTCTCCCCCGCAGCCCATCAGAAGCCCATGTCTGCTCAGAACACCCCTCAAAGCACCAGTCGTAAGCGCCGCTGTACGAGTAGTGTCAACTACAAGGAGCCCTCGATCAACTC gaaaCTTCGACGTGGTGACAAATTTACAGACACGCGTTTCCTGCGTTCCCCCATCTTCAAACAGAAACCCACTTCCCGTCGGAGTTCAATTAAAAAGATGGAATTATATAACGAGTCTTTTGTGGGTTGTCGCTGA
- the LOC132144710 gene encoding mucin-2-like, with the protein MRHCAVLYMCLLLGIVQSTPEQTNINTTVSPVTASTHDISQTMTNSNITTNSSTHITSPSPNLKSQSSLITSPHPTITQPTFTKPVVTTSTMAKPLLTPSSNPDSFDHSHGSASAQFVDFGFLLISLMSLVIVDL; encoded by the exons ATGAGACACTGTGCTGTCCTCTATATGTGCCTGCTTCTCGGTATTGTTCAG AGCACACCTGAACAGACCAATATTAACACAACAGTCAGTCCTGTGACTGCATCCACCCACGATATCTCCCAAACTATGACCAACTCAAACATCACTACCAATTCCTCGACTCATATTACCAGCCCTTCTCCAAACCTTAAATCCCAGAGCTCCTTGATCACATCACCACATCCCACCATAACCCAACCTACGTTTACCAAACCTGTGGTCACAACCAGCACCATGGCAAAACCCCTGCTGACTCCCAGCTCAAACCCTGACTCCTTCGACCATTCTCATGGCAGTGCTTCAGCCCAGTTTGTCGACTTTGGATTTCTGCTGATCTCTCTGATGTCTCTTGTCATAGTGGATCTTTAA
- the LOC132144711 gene encoding annexin A2-like isoform X1, giving the protein METEAKSQETSLLTSEGMWWGTLGSVRPFPNFRPERDITVLHTALEKKDVSTIVRILTNRSNAQRRSLAQAYKNFSQKELDASLKKVLSGDLQSLILGLMMIPEQFEAYRLRKAMEGAGTDEETLLEILCTRTPQQLSDIRAAYNQEYKRDLEKDLISETSGDFSKLIVALLQKDNGPEMIDQDTASLSEELKNKKPAADIWIKILTTRNPDHLRTVLEKLEFEKGQTVEDALEGHFKGLISGDLKKGLKTLVRCIQNQNLFLAQRIQTMKAPVVQGVMVAHSEEDLLRVRVAYLQSTGTSLYTALQKQFKGELQQGLLAICRAED; this is encoded by the exons ATGGAGACAGAAGCTAAGTCACAGGAAACATCTCTACTTACG TCTGAAGGCATGTGGTGGGGCACCCTGGGGTCTGTGCGGCCCTTCCCAAATTTTCGTCCCGAGAGAGATATTACAGTCCTACACACTGCACTGGAGAAGAAAG ATGTGAGCACAATTGTGAGAATACTAACCAATCGCAGTAATGCTCAGAGACGATCTCTTGCCCAGGCATACAAGAATTTCTCACAAAAG gAATTGGACGCAAGTCTGAAGAAGGTTCTTTCTGGTGATCTGCAGTCTCTGATACTTGGACTGATGATGATACCAGAGCAGTTTGAGGCCTATCGCTTACGCAAAGCCATGGAG ggTGCTGGTACAGATGAAGAAACTCTTTTAGAGATTTTGTGCACAAGGACACCACAGCAGCTCTCTGACATCAGGGCTGCATACAATCAAG AGTATAAGCGGGATTTGGAGAAAGACTTGATAAGTGAAACCAGTGGAGATTTTTCAAAGCTCATTGTGGCATTGTTGCAG AAAGATAATGGGCCAGAAATGATTGACCAGGATACAGCA TCTTTATCTGAGGAGCTGAAAAACAAGAAACCTGCAGCTGATATTTGGATCAAAATACTCACCACAAGAAACCCAGACCATCTCAGGACTG TGCTTGAAAAACTGGAGTTTGAGAAAGGCCAGACAGTGGAGGATGCTTTAGAGGGACATTTTAAAGGGCTCATCTCTGGAGACCTGAAAAAGGGCTTAAAGACTCTAG TACGATGTATACAGAACCAGAATTTATTCTTGGCACAACGGATCCAAACTATGAAA GCACCGGTGGTCCAGGGTGTGATGGTGGCTCACAGTGAGGAGGATCTACTGAGAGTTAGAGTTGCATACCTTCAGTCAACAGGAACTTCACTGTACACAGCCTTACAG AAGCAGTTTAAAGGTGAACTCCAGCAGGGTTTGTTGGCTATATGTCGTGCAGAAGATTAG
- the LOC132144711 gene encoding annexin A2-like isoform X2, which yields METEAKSQETSLLTSEGMWWGTLGSVRPFPNFRPERDITVLHTALEKKDVSTIVRILTNRSNAQRRSLAQAYKNFSQKELDASLKKVLSGDLQSLILGLMMIPEQFEAYRLRKAMEGAGTDEETLLEILCTRTPQQLSDIRAAYNQEYKRDLEKDLISETSGDFSKLIVALLQKDNGPEMIDQDTASLSEELKNKKPAADIWIKILTTRNPDHLRTVRCIQNQNLFLAQRIQTMKAPVVQGVMVAHSEEDLLRVRVAYLQSTGTSLYTALQKQFKGELQQGLLAICRAED from the exons ATGGAGACAGAAGCTAAGTCACAGGAAACATCTCTACTTACG TCTGAAGGCATGTGGTGGGGCACCCTGGGGTCTGTGCGGCCCTTCCCAAATTTTCGTCCCGAGAGAGATATTACAGTCCTACACACTGCACTGGAGAAGAAAG ATGTGAGCACAATTGTGAGAATACTAACCAATCGCAGTAATGCTCAGAGACGATCTCTTGCCCAGGCATACAAGAATTTCTCACAAAAG gAATTGGACGCAAGTCTGAAGAAGGTTCTTTCTGGTGATCTGCAGTCTCTGATACTTGGACTGATGATGATACCAGAGCAGTTTGAGGCCTATCGCTTACGCAAAGCCATGGAG ggTGCTGGTACAGATGAAGAAACTCTTTTAGAGATTTTGTGCACAAGGACACCACAGCAGCTCTCTGACATCAGGGCTGCATACAATCAAG AGTATAAGCGGGATTTGGAGAAAGACTTGATAAGTGAAACCAGTGGAGATTTTTCAAAGCTCATTGTGGCATTGTTGCAG AAAGATAATGGGCCAGAAATGATTGACCAGGATACAGCA TCTTTATCTGAGGAGCTGAAAAACAAGAAACCTGCAGCTGATATTTGGATCAAAATACTCACCACAAGAAACCCAGACCATCTCAGGACTG TACGATGTATACAGAACCAGAATTTATTCTTGGCACAACGGATCCAAACTATGAAA GCACCGGTGGTCCAGGGTGTGATGGTGGCTCACAGTGAGGAGGATCTACTGAGAGTTAGAGTTGCATACCTTCAGTCAACAGGAACTTCACTGTACACAGCCTTACAG AAGCAGTTTAAAGGTGAACTCCAGCAGGGTTTGTTGGCTATATGTCGTGCAGAAGATTAG